AATCGACCATTCTCTATTTTACTGAGGCATCTCGCAATATATGGAACTTTAGCCAGGTTGTGTCTAATGAGACAAATATCACAGTGTGGACACCCTAAATTCTCACGAGACAGATTTGTAAAGCAATGTTTAATCCTGTTGTTCATCTGCCCCTCGTTCAGAAATACAGACATGTGGATAATATCATGTTTGAGAATCACACCATTGCTGACCGCTTCCTTGACTTCTGGAGAAAGACTGGGAACCAGCGGATGGGCTACCTGTACGGGCGCTACACAGAGCACAAGGACATCCCTCTGGGCATCAGAGCTGAAGTGGCAGCCATCTATGAGCCTCCCCAGGTATGCACCTGAGCCTACAGTGGGAGGGGAATGGTTTGACTTCAGACAAATTTACAGGGAGCACCGAGTGTAATATCTctgccacaaggtggcagtgtGTCGTCAACTATTTTTAATACACTGATTACAGCCTCAGCCGTTGCCTAGTCATCCAGTATAGCTCTGCTCCGTATTTATTGCCATAGAAATTGTGCAGTTTACCTAACTCTCCATGCAGGAGTGATTCAATTCAAACTGTTGTACTTACATATTGAAGATGAAGGCACAAACTCATGTGGTATTGGGGAAACTCGCCCCCTAAATGATTCCCTGTCTATTGTTTTACAGATCGCGACCCAGAACAGCTTGGAGCTCGTGGACGATCCCAAAGCTGGAGCTGTGGAGGAAATTGCAGCTAAACTGGGCCTCCGGAAGGTAACACCTCCTGTCCATGCACAGCTGCagttaaaataatgaatacaatacatCTTGGTAACTGTATGACATGACCTTTAAATTACAGCTCCTGGTATTTCCAGGCATGCATCACCACCAAAAATGTGGAATGCCATTTGGAACTAATCACAACTGACACTTCTAAGAATGCCATtatgtcagactgtcagtgtgtTGTGCAGCTGGTTTAAAAAGGTCAGACAGCTTCCATATGGCATGTTGATTGCTTCAAGGTGGGGGTTAATATGAGTTGACCCATCAAAGAATGAAAGGGTTACTCAGTGGTGAACTTTTAGATTGGGTCAAGAAACCACTGCAGTGAACAAAATCATTTAGGCTGAAACTCTACCATTTATTAAGGAAAATAAGACATCAAATTTAATAATATGGATAAAAGGCAAGGGGACTTTTTGTTTTTAGgtttctatatttaaaaaggtGACAATACTATAATGTTACATGTATCCTAAGAGGGAAGAGTTTTCCTGGAAAGGCTGCCGGTGAATCATTGCCTTTCTTTATCACAGGTTACTGTTTTCTGTTCTATATCTTAGGTGGGTTGGATATTTACAGATCTGCTCTCTGAAGACACCAGGATAGGTACTGTCCGGTACAGCAGAAACAAGGTGAGACTCAACAAGTCCTTCAGGAACTGTGTACGGTTTGCTGATTTTCAGACTCCGCTTCAGCTGTTGATCATGCAATATGGACAATTTAGAAGCACTTCTGTTTTTTAGTGTTTATATAATCTTAACTACATTGAAACAGCACTAACCTAATGGAGCAAAACGTCCACCTAACTGTGGTGTTCAAAGCACTCCTCTGGCATCACGTTTCTGAAGTGAAAGCTTATTAAAGAAATTCCTTATACAGGTCCATATATATACGTAAAGAAACTTTTGCTTGTAGTCAAGTAGTTTTGCTATGCACAACACCAATGAAGGAAGAAAGCCAAAACATGACACCACTAGACAAAAGTTGTATGACTCAGTCGTAGTTTAACGTGATAGGTTATTTCCGCATAATAGTTTTTGAcatgataaaaataaaactaattcaATAAAACCTCTTTACCCCAGAGCTGCAGTCTGCGGTAGGGTACCATAATGTGTACTGTGAAGGTGGTGATTTTATACGTTTCAGCTGTACTATTTTATATATTGCTTCCCCTGGTTGGGGAATGGAATAGGGCTTCTGAAGCGAAGTGGTGTTCATGTCTGTCTCCCACCCCCCCAGGACTCCTATTTCTTGAGTGCAGAGGAATGTATCACAGCTGGCGATTTCCAGAACAAACACCCCAACACCTGCCGCCTCTCTCCCGACGGAGACTTTGGATCGAAGTTCGTCACTGTGGTAGCAACAGGTACAACCAGAAAGAGAGATGAGTTAATTATTAGAGAGTCGTTTTGTTCTTTCCTGTCTGTCTTCCTTGTGACTTTCTATTCCCTTTTTGTTTCTCTGAGCAGTTTTGTAGAGTggtagatttattattttattttacctagATCATGCCCATTTTATATTTAGTGCCAGAAGCTATTTAGACACCCGAAtgataaaatgtgtttgtaatgcCCCTGTTTTTGCCTGCAGGGGGCCCTGATAACCAGGTGCACTTCGAGGGGTACCAGGTGTCGAATCAGTGCATGGCGCTGGTGCGGGACGAGTGTCTACTGCCCTGCCGTGACGTGCCCGAGCTCGGCTACGCCAAGGAGTCCAGCACTGAGCAGTATGTACCAGACGTCTTCTACAAGGTATGAGCTGGGGGGAGCCTGCTGTACGCTAGGAATACACAAATGCTGTTTACAACACCCAAATTTTGGCACAGGAGGCGTGCCTGTGAAAATGGTGCATTCTGCTGTTTTTTAATGTAGATGACACTCTAATTCAGATGGTGCCTGAGTGATGTGGTTCATGTAATAACACTTGCAGACATCTGCTACAAGTCCAGGACCAGCCAGGGtggcattgtttttaaaataaaaaaaaacaaaacaccaccacAAAATGCACGTTGGCGCATTCAAAATGTTCTATTTCTCAACACAATGACATTCGTGTTTTCTTTGTAGTAAACAACATAAATGATAACTTTGTTATGAGTTTTTTGCTGGCAATAAAGTGCTTTTGGCTTGGTGCATTGGCAGGAACAGGTAACAGTGGATTATATTGGTGCGCATTGGGTTAGAAGGAACTCAATCGGACAGAACCTGTGTAACAGAAATAACGTACACATGGAATGCATCTGTTTTTGCAAACAAAAATGTAGCCACAAAAATAGTGCTGAAATTATTCAAGTATTTTGTTTGATGTAGGATCACAGGATAAGTATTGGAGTGAAAGCTAGTGAGCCACCGTTGCTTTTACACAAACACGACTTCAGAGCAGCAGCAGATACAAATTAAGACACTGATTATGTGTTCGGCAGATCAAACACAAGGCAAATGAAAGGGTATTATCTTAAACATTGTTTGGGTTTCTGAGTAGATGTCACTGCGACTGTGCAGTATTGGTGGGCCAGCACTGATGTCCCTATTTTAACCATTGCTTTTGATAACACAATTAACATTATCTTCTTTCAACAGGACAAAGACAAATTCGGTAATGACATCACCTATTTAGCACGGCCACTGCCTGTGGAATACCTGATCATAGACGTGAGTATCCACATGGGTGTTGATTTTGACATGGAGTTATAAAGCACTCCTCATGTATCGTATAAGAGTGAGGAATCTCCCACCTCAGGGGTATGGTATAAGAGGTATCAAAACTTGTCGGCTCCATGTATATGTGAAAGCAGTTTGGCTCGCTTGGGTCATCTGAGGTTCTCCAGGCGCAATTCAAGTGTGGCTTTGAAAAATGATGCCTTCGGGTGTAGAATTTTGACAATCAAAACCCAATACGGTGCCAAGCTGAGGCATAAGAGGGTACCACTATTCTGATTTATTTCAGCAACTTGGGAAGCTGCGTTTTTATTTTGTCTGAGATCTGGTTGTGATTTTTCCACTTTGAGCTGTTCCAGCAGCTACATTACACCACACCACTCTCTCTCCCTTGTGCCTGTATGAAAGAGGGGGCAGTTACTCTCCCTCCTCTCATTGGGTACTGCCTGAGGGGTGCTGGTGCCTCTGGGCTGCAAGCTGACATGCACGCACATACATCCAGCCACCACCCAAGACTCCCTGTAGGGATTGGCAGCCTGGGATTAACTGCCTGCCAACTCAGCATCAAACCCCAAAACCAGTCCGAGGTATTGTGCTTCAGGGCGCAGTTTCAAATCAGCAAAAATGGGAACAAGACCTACCAACCAAAGTAAGGGGTACTTAAGAAGCCTCTCATTCCAGATTGAGACCATTTAATTTGATATACAATCCTCCTTATACACAGGCTGTGATTCCAGATATGTTTGCTTatactttttttgtcttttgaaCTCTGCTACTTGTAACTTCCCTCCTGGTGCAGAATTCAAGAATATGTGCAATATTTATAGCTGCCTTTCTCTAAAATAGGGATGTGCTGTAAAACAGAATTGATTCAAGTCAGCTGTTGTGTTCCTCAACTGAGATACACTGTACAGAACCTGTACAGTGTGTAATAAACTCTAGACCTTACATGTGTTGTGACCAAAAGAAAAAGGAATCCTACATAGCCTATTCAGTGCTTATTATCATCTCACTCTCCCACAGATAACCACCACTTTCCCGAAGGACCCAGCTTACACATTCACATCCACGCAGCGCTTCTCCATTGAGAATCGAGACTTCCTGGGAGAGACGCAGGTAGGGAATCTCGCAAACTAAATCAGCCAAAATAAACTGGGTGATTGTTAGTGATGGGTTTGCTACTGTGcctgtatatatacatgtatgttcTGTTTTGTCACACATTATATGACGTCAGTGCAGTGGAAATTATTATGCACGCTAGTATTTTCACTGTAgagctatttttttaatatttccacATTCAATAGCTCCACCCATCTACATATGGTGTTTTTACTGTAATCGAAAGGACAACACAAAAAACCCTGTGAATAATAAAGGAATAAAAATAGGAAAACAACTAAATTAAATCCAGATGGATATGATGCACAGAATATGTGAGTCATGAGGACATAAGTCCCATGGCGTTGTTCCCTTGTGAGTCATGCAGCTTTTTCTTGCTCTAAAAGGCTAGACTCagatttgtatatattttgttggATACATTTTTTAACCAGATTTTTTTCtgctcgtgttttttttttttttttttttcccccaggatTTCCACAGCCTCGCCACGTATCTTTCCCAGAACACATCTACTGTGTTCCTCAACATCGTGTCTGATTTCCACCTCCTTCTCTTCCTGGTAACCAACGAGGTCATGCCTCTCGGAGTGAGTATAGACAACCTGGAGCTTAGTGATGCAGTGTGCTCATAGGCTGACTACAATACTAGCTTTGACACTATACAAACTAACTAGTAGTGGCTACCTTCTTCAATTCCTTTGTAAAAGTGTTGGCGTTGTGCAAATAAATTCTAGTAATTGACTCCTTTTTGAACGTTTTCCTCAACAAGCAGTACAATTTGATTTCCTAAATTCTTCCCCTCGGCTCCCTCTCTGGAGCATAACCCAATTCATCATCAAAGACTTTGATTGAGGGATCATGCCAGGAAAGCCAGCCCTTAGCCCTTACATAAACAGGAAAGAGTTTGCATGCGCAAAGCGTGTAAACGTAGTCAGGATTGGGTTTGTGAGATCTGTTCAGCTGTCAGGCTCTGGAACTGATTAAACGTCAGTGCTAACTGGCCAACTCTCAGCGTGTGCGACTGGTTTAAATATCTTGGCGAGCAAAGCACAGCATGGAGCATGTGCAGACATGCCAGGCTGCCAGTGCCCGTCTGGAGAACAGGGCTGTTTGAAAAGTCTCTCTTACTTTGAGTAGATTTTAGGTGGGTGTTGCATAATGAGCACTAAAAGGGTCCAACACTGTCACTAACTTGCACTAAAACGCCTAATTCTCCACTCTCCAGCGCTGTTACCCTGTACCTTAAAAATGAGCATAAATATACTTTGATTGTCAACTTCACTGCATCTTTTAAACTTCCTTAATTACCCGTCCAAGCGACTGTCTGTCTAACGCACACTTTGGCTGTTTGGGCTCAGGATAGTATCGGCCTCCTGCTGGATGCAGTGAAGACATCCAATGAGGAACTAGCACAGACCTGGAGGAAATCAGAACAGTGGGCAACAATCGAGCAGCTATGCAGTGAGTACTAGGGAACTTATGTTTACCACTTCTCTTCTGTATGGAGGGAGAGAAGAATTTAGGGATATGGTTTTATAATCAAAGCGGGAGGAATTGCAGCTGGAAAACAAGGACGCCTTTTTTACTGGCGCAGGTTTTATGCAATGTTCTGGCCAATGCAATTCCCAATGATGAGGTCATGGTGACTGTTCTCTTAATAGATTTCAACACTGCAGTGTGATGTGTTCTCAAGCTGTGGTTCCGTTTGAGTAAAACATCACGCTAACTGATAAAATTGTGAATTCTGTGGGCCGAGAGCTAAAGTGAAGGTTAGGACGTGTATTTGATAGTTCTCTACCACAACACAATTGAGCTATTGGAGGCTATATCTATTAAACCACTCATCTGATTTTGATATATTCCACATATTCTGCATGTAGGTCATGGTGAAATACTGTTTCAT
The DNA window shown above is from Acipenser ruthenus chromosome 17, fAciRut3.2 maternal haplotype, whole genome shotgun sequence and carries:
- the LOC117423761 gene encoding nuclear protein localization protein 4 homolog isoform X3; amino-acid sequence: MKPTKHPRNSTLNWGCETIRVQSPDGMIKVSATKRDTAAAFLKKVAKEFGFSTNGFSIYQNRNKTGEVTPQSKSLSLLKIKHGDMLYLFPSAAPGPSGEIMDVAAPPSTSSTSSSSLSRPQSSLSRSQTTMQIAEDEIDQYLAKQDGKIYRNQDPQLCRHGSMGKCVHCVPLEPFDEDYLNHLDPPVKHMSFHAYIRKLTGGADKGKFAALENISCKIKSGCEGHPPWPEGICTKCQPSAITLNRQKYRHVDNIMFENHTIADRFLDFWRKTGNQRMGYLYGRYTEHKDIPLGIRAEVAAIYEPPQIATQNSLELVDDPKAGAVEEIAAKLGLRKVGWIFTDLLSEDTRIGTVRYSRNKDSYFLSAEECITAGDFQNKHPNTCRLSPDGDFGSKFVTVVATGGPDNQVHFEGYQVSNQCMALVRDECLLPCRDVPELGYAKESSTEQYVPDVFYKDKDKFGNDITYLARPLPVEYLIIDITTTFPKDPAYTFTSTQRFSIENRDFLGETQDFHSLATYLSQNTSTVFLNIVSDFHLLLFLVTNEVMPLGDSIGLLLDAVKTSNEELAQTWRKSEQWATIEQLCSTVGGQSSGLPDYGAMGGPPNPASSSSMWSCRHCTFMNQPGTEQCEMCSLPHS
- the LOC117423761 gene encoding nuclear protein localization protein 4 homolog isoform X1 is translated as MATGRPALSSMAESITIRVQSPDGMIKVSATKRDTAAAFLKKVAKEFGFSTNGFSIYQNRNKTGEVTPQSKSLSLLKIKHGDMLYLFPSAAPGPSGEIMDVAAPPSTSSTSSSSLSRPQSSLSRSQTTMQIAEDEIDQYLAKQDGKIYRNQDPQLCRHGSMGKCVHCVPLEPFDEDYLNHLDPPVKHMSFHAYIRKLTGGADKGKFAALENISCKIKSGCEGHPPWPEGICTKCQPSAITLNRQKYRHVDNIMFENHTIADRFLDFWRKTGNQRMGYLYGRYTEHKDIPLGIRAEVAAIYEPPQIATQNSLELVDDPKAGAVEEIAAKLGLRKVGWIFTDLLSEDTRIGTVRYSRNKDSYFLSAEECITAGDFQNKHPNTCRLSPDGDFGSKFVTVVATGGPDNQVHFEGYQVSNQCMALVRDECLLPCRDVPELGYAKESSTEQYVPDVFYKDKDKFGNDITYLARPLPVEYLIIDITTTFPKDPAYTFTSTQRFSIENRDFLGETQDFHSLATYLSQNTSTVFLNIVSDFHLLLFLVTNEVMPLGDSIGLLLDAVKTSNEELAQTWRKSEQWATIEQLCSTVGGQSSGLPDYGAMGGPPNPASSSSMWSCRHCTFMNQPGTEQCEMCSLPHS
- the LOC117423761 gene encoding nuclear protein localization protein 4 homolog isoform X2, encoding MLYLFPSAAPGPSGEIMDVAAPPSTSSTSSSSLSRPQSSLSRSQTTMQIAEDEIDQYLAKQDGKIYRNQDPQLCRHGSMGKCVHCVPLEPFDEDYLNHLDPPVKHMSFHAYIRKLTGGADKGKFAALENISCKIKSGCEGHPPWPEGICTKCQPSAITLNRQKYRHVDNIMFENHTIADRFLDFWRKTGNQRMGYLYGRYTEHKDIPLGIRAEVAAIYEPPQIATQNSLELVDDPKAGAVEEIAAKLGLRKVGWIFTDLLSEDTRIGTVRYSRNKDSYFLSAEECITAGDFQNKHPNTCRLSPDGDFGSKFVTVVATGGPDNQVHFEGYQVSNQCMALVRDECLLPCRDVPELGYAKESSTEQYVPDVFYKDKDKFGNDITYLARPLPVEYLIIDITTTFPKDPAYTFTSTQRFSIENRDFLGETQDFHSLATYLSQNTSTVFLNIVSDFHLLLFLVTNEVMPLGDSIGLLLDAVKTSNEELAQTWRKSEQWATIEQLCSTVGGQSSGLPDYGAMGGPPNPASSSSMWSCRHCTFMNQPGTEQCEMCSLPHS